In one window of Thermotoga sp. Mc24 DNA:
- a CDS encoding GGDEF domain-containing protein: protein MKYYFPSIMVATALFILIFFIFFYAVNVEGYLIESWTAVSESGETGTLGSTFDRMFSQPSTIFLTTRIGRSELPYQDRLYLYIPQMYRSYLAVYVNGVKKGSCGFAEKRAGYFWNQPVIFELPDDFNEITLEVSGLYRIGTGSGVYIIPYLETKKYRLLSFMTRVMIPLAIGMALSIGVVLILLSTSLSSSDERKSYIYFGMAGLLAAIWLFDLIDYSNMGSVAFLLFFRKTAVSSAYLGFYFLVKGFSKMYNNKNGFFDRLILFLDVSAAVVFWLAPDLITMEKFISTVAIVLFVNAFYFVFQLPEIQSKVLVSSILFFMTCVVHDGLVIGFGIDNLKLLSNYGIVSMFIGFTYVLVIHYRDILTRLTITHTKSLTDPLTGAYNRGILAELQFSGDETFVYVDLDNFKKINDTHGHEIGDEILKTLVQTIRKNVRQSDVVVRMGGDEFLVILRGCKPEKAQEIFQKILIEFKNSHPLQSEFSYGVVLFKETLEKTLREADELMYRMKDVKKGTLK from the coding sequence TTGAAATACTATTTTCCATCCATAATGGTGGCGACCGCTCTGTTCATTTTGATATTCTTCATCTTCTTCTACGCTGTGAACGTGGAAGGATATCTGATCGAATCGTGGACAGCTGTGAGTGAATCCGGAGAAACAGGAACCCTGGGGTCCACGTTTGACAGAATGTTTTCACAGCCTTCCACAATCTTCCTCACCACCAGAATTGGAAGATCTGAACTACCATATCAGGACAGGTTGTACCTCTATATTCCACAGATGTACCGCTCTTATCTTGCTGTCTATGTCAATGGTGTGAAAAAAGGAAGTTGTGGTTTTGCAGAGAAAAGGGCCGGCTACTTCTGGAATCAACCAGTGATATTCGAACTTCCCGACGATTTCAATGAGATCACCTTAGAGGTGAGCGGTCTTTATAGAATTGGAACGGGTTCTGGTGTGTACATCATCCCATACCTGGAGACGAAAAAATACAGATTACTTTCGTTCATGACCAGGGTGATGATCCCACTGGCTATAGGTATGGCGCTTTCCATAGGGGTAGTACTGATTCTTTTATCAACGTCTCTTTCTTCTTCAGATGAGAGAAAATCTTACATTTACTTTGGAATGGCGGGTCTTCTTGCGGCCATCTGGTTGTTTGATTTGATCGACTACTCAAATATGGGATCTGTGGCTTTTCTGCTTTTCTTCAGAAAAACTGCGGTCAGTTCCGCGTATCTGGGGTTTTACTTTCTTGTGAAAGGTTTTTCGAAGATGTACAACAATAAAAACGGATTTTTTGATAGATTGATTCTCTTTCTCGATGTTTCAGCTGCTGTTGTGTTCTGGCTGGCACCTGATCTGATCACCATGGAAAAGTTCATAAGCACAGTGGCGATTGTGCTTTTTGTGAACGCTTTTTATTTTGTCTTCCAACTTCCAGAGATTCAATCTAAAGTTCTGGTGAGTTCTATTTTGTTTTTCATGACCTGCGTCGTGCACGATGGACTTGTAATAGGCTTTGGAATAGATAATTTGAAACTTCTCTCCAACTACGGAATAGTATCCATGTTCATCGGTTTCACGTATGTTTTGGTTATCCATTACAGAGATATATTGACTCGACTCACCATTACTCACACGAAAAGTCTCACAGATCCTCTCACGGGAGCCTACAATCGAGGAATCCTTGCAGAGCTTCAGTTCAGTGGGGACGAAACTTTTGTTTATGTAGATCTGGACAACTTCAAAAAGATCAACGATACCCACGGACACGAAATCGGTGACGAGATTTTGAAGACCCTCGTTCAAACAATAAGGAAGAATGTGAGGCAATCTGATGTCGTTGTGAGAATGGGAGGAGACGAATTTCTCGTGATACTGAGAGGATGCAAGCCGGAGAAAGCACAGGAAATCTTCCAGAAGATACTGATTGAATTCAAAAACAGCCATCCTCTTCAGTCGGAGTTTTCCTACGGTGTGGTTCTCTTTAAAGAAACTCTTGAAAAAACACTGAGAGAAGCCGATGAATTGATGTACAGGATGAAGGATGTTAAGAAGGGGACATTGAAATAA
- a CDS encoding acyltransferase family protein, whose protein sequence is MESLRGLLILFVLTGHAIVGVYRDLTFLVPLLRFVSPSVFVFVYLFGYSQGRVKKNPLRIIRKASTFFHFYLFWASLSFLVYMLLNGKYTNVWVTKRVFSVDDSILKKYLITIFSFTGSWQYYFVLVVMILLLISIFIKDPRKILPVSFAGVVVNSSFVSFWFLTKDRLLPPIEGALITYLNPVHWLFPFLIGYKDAAERKKRKPRKLFLFLYVFFFVIGSLEYWNAYGKFHTLLGIDQFSLTGVFLGIYSIEVLTWLAEKVNLPFLKRMGRYSFLLFMIHMPFQWMFYVFLDSFVDLPKWCWVTIMVMFSLMFMEILLKLARILPKPVRKIVIGA, encoded by the coding sequence TTGGAGTCGTTGAGAGGACTTTTGATTCTGTTCGTTTTAACGGGACACGCCATCGTTGGGGTGTACAGAGACCTCACCTTTCTCGTTCCTCTGCTCAGATTCGTGAGCCCTTCTGTCTTTGTTTTCGTATATCTGTTTGGTTATTCACAGGGAAGGGTGAAAAAGAACCCTTTGAGGATTATTCGTAAGGCTTCTACCTTCTTTCACTTCTATCTCTTCTGGGCTTCTCTTTCTTTCCTTGTTTATATGTTGTTAAATGGAAAATACACAAACGTTTGGGTGACAAAGAGGGTTTTCAGCGTTGACGATTCAATACTCAAAAAATATCTGATCACTATCTTTTCTTTCACAGGATCGTGGCAGTACTATTTCGTACTGGTTGTAATGATTCTGCTGCTGATATCGATTTTCATAAAAGATCCGAGGAAGATTCTGCCGGTTTCCTTCGCCGGAGTTGTTGTTAACTCTTCCTTCGTGAGTTTCTGGTTTCTCACGAAGGACAGACTCCTTCCTCCCATAGAAGGTGCGTTGATCACTTATCTCAATCCTGTTCACTGGCTTTTTCCATTTTTGATAGGATACAAAGACGCTGCCGAGAGAAAGAAGAGAAAACCAAGGAAGTTGTTTTTGTTCCTATATGTCTTTTTCTTTGTGATCGGATCTCTGGAGTATTGGAACGCGTACGGAAAATTTCATACACTCCTGGGAATCGATCAGTTTTCTCTCACAGGAGTGTTTTTGGGAATCTACAGTATAGAAGTGTTAACCTGGCTAGCTGAAAAAGTTAATCTGCCTTTTTTGAAAAGGATGGGAAGGTATTCTTTCCTTCTTTTCATGATTCACATGCCGTTTCAATGGATGTTCTACGTGTTTCTCGACTCTTTTGTTGATCTTCCCAAGTGGTGCTGGGTGACTATCATGGTGATGTTTTCTTTAATGTTCATGGAAATTTTGCTGAAACTGGCACGGATCCTTCCAAAACCGGTAAGAAAAATAGTCATCGGGGCCTGA
- a CDS encoding AI-2E family transporter, which produces MKNQHFALLYLVLFLVLAKLSPFIITALIMGLYLSIIIDYIARFLGVFIKKPRVLPRVISNVLVFLTIAYSAVNFFPVIVREAQKVFSEIDRIRSGLENIDIPGWLSSVLNNISTSFSEGALSFVNKIIGYVPSFVTAAILIVITAFIVSSLKRLIRKNVHYLFPTNPSDGREFLKTTYTEFERFVGGQVLVAIFVGLFVGFGAFIFKIPSAFFLGMLAFVTDFVPYLGVVISAIPLLMLAFSVHGLSGLLIGTIILVAANQLEMWVLAPKIQSNTLNVHWFIILITILILGDLFSFGGVLIALPFLIFLKNFWKQYVMGG; this is translated from the coding sequence TTGAAGAACCAACACTTTGCCCTGCTGTATCTTGTTCTGTTTCTAGTACTCGCGAAACTTTCCCCTTTTATTATAACCGCCCTGATAATGGGGCTGTATCTTTCGATAATTATCGATTACATTGCACGCTTTTTGGGGGTATTCATAAAAAAACCGCGTGTTCTTCCTCGCGTGATATCGAACGTTCTGGTTTTCCTCACGATAGCTTACTCAGCTGTCAATTTCTTTCCGGTGATCGTAAGAGAAGCGCAGAAGGTTTTTTCTGAGATAGACAGAATAAGATCGGGTTTGGAGAACATCGACATACCCGGATGGTTGTCTTCCGTATTGAACAACATCAGCACATCCTTCTCGGAAGGAGCGCTCTCGTTTGTGAACAAAATCATAGGCTACGTTCCTTCTTTCGTAACGGCTGCAATACTCATAGTGATCACCGCTTTTATCGTGTCTTCATTGAAGAGACTCATAAGAAAAAATGTACACTACCTGTTTCCCACGAATCCCAGTGATGGTAGAGAGTTCCTGAAGACTACTTACACCGAGTTCGAAAGGTTCGTGGGTGGTCAGGTGCTCGTTGCAATATTCGTTGGTCTGTTCGTTGGCTTCGGTGCTTTCATTTTCAAAATACCGAGTGCGTTCTTTCTGGGAATGCTTGCTTTCGTGACGGATTTTGTCCCGTACCTTGGAGTGGTGATATCTGCTATTCCTCTTCTAATGCTCGCCTTCTCCGTTCATGGCCTGAGCGGTCTTCTCATAGGAACGATCATCCTCGTCGCAGCGAATCAACTGGAAATGTGGGTGCTCGCTCCAAAGATACAGAGTAACACCTTGAATGTTCACTGGTTCATTATTCTGATCACGATTCTCATTCTCGGCGATCTTTTCAGTTTTGGTGGCGTTCTAATTGCGCTTCCGTTTCTGATATTCCTGAAAAACTTCTGGAAGCAGTACGTGATGGGAGGCTGA
- a CDS encoding FmdB family zinc ribbon protein, with the protein MPTYTFRCKKCGEEYTVFTSYSKIDELRCSKCNSKEKERVYRKISFSVQGGSSSSSCGGSCGGCSGCS; encoded by the coding sequence ATGCCCACTTACACATTCAGATGCAAGAAATGTGGAGAAGAATACACAGTGTTCACCTCTTACAGCAAAATAGACGAGTTGAGATGTTCTAAGTGTAACTCAAAGGAGAAGGAAAGAGTGTACAGGAAGATTTCCTTCTCCGTTCAGGGTGGTTCCTCTTCCTCCTCATGTGGTGGAAGCTGTGGAGGGTGTTCGGGCTGTAGCTAA
- a CDS encoding methylglyoxal synthase — translation MSDRPRRYKIFMDKKKRIALIAHDRRKRDLLEWVSFNLGTLSKHELYATGTTGALLQEKLGLKVHRLKSGPLGGDQQIGAMIAEGKIDVLIFFWDPLEPQAHDVDVKALIRIATVYNLPVAITRSTADFLISSPLMNDVYEKIQIDYEEELEKRIRKVVEGEEDI, via the coding sequence ATGTCTGACAGACCAAGAAGGTACAAGATATTCATGGATAAAAAGAAAAGGATCGCTCTCATCGCTCACGATAGGAGAAAGAGAGATCTTCTTGAATGGGTGAGTTTCAACCTTGGAACGCTCTCCAAACACGAGCTTTACGCTACGGGCACAACCGGTGCTCTCCTTCAGGAAAAACTCGGTCTCAAAGTACACCGACTGAAAAGCGGGCCTCTCGGTGGAGATCAGCAGATCGGTGCGATGATCGCCGAAGGAAAGATAGACGTGCTCATATTCTTCTGGGATCCTTTGGAACCACAGGCACACGATGTGGATGTGAAAGCACTCATCAGAATAGCCACGGTGTACAACCTCCCCGTTGCCATCACAAGATCCACAGCGGACTTTTTGATCTCCTCACCGCTCATGAACGATGTGTACGAGAAGATTCAGATAGATTACGAAGAAGAACTGGAAAAAAGAATCAGAAAAGTAGTAGAGGGTGAAGAGGATATTTAG
- a CDS encoding sensor domain-containing diguanylate cyclase: MKKLVWQVLLAGTALLIIYSFLIGTPLKIHLATHWEIVLPRVLFLLGSFLLNALFSLTGSYVVLFGSASLFFGALINFLEFFFVYPPLFYPVKSIFYVFGSLLILIGISRVLLKLKRLILMFKGLFEENNDMVIYYDPSGKIVEVNQAVEKFLGYTRTDLLGKTIEEISGSVEERFLFQIENFSHDGIKSLEREFLSKDGRTVICESKLIPVYEGKKLAMIQEIARPIDDIKKIEDQIRRERKRFLAYFNNTPVLSVILREDGTIEDVNETGCKLLGVNREHLLNKNWFDMFSGSFPHEIFERSFKEKMVHEGRIDGRIIRWVFIPLEENRVMVTGLDITELKENLTSLEKDKKFYQLLLDLSKNLLSLGWNDFVFRQYLSPLGEVFGSKSVALYEKKNGNFVLTASLNGSFEEILPKIPEDIDCENGMLRIPLEYETEIFAVLIVGCRKADERLFEMTRLLKNHLELIYWKLKGEERILWLAERDSLTGVYNREAFESRLAYLINLSKRYSRKLSFVFIDLDDFKRINDSKGHLVGDRVLKEFVNRLTSLLRKSDVVGRIGGDEFGIILPETDRAGAEILMKRMEEHFREPVSVDGELFSVNFSYGISVFPDDGESIEELLKIADERMYMNKFSKKRRRENV, from the coding sequence ATGAAAAAACTCGTCTGGCAGGTGCTCCTCGCGGGCACCGCCCTTCTGATCATTTATTCTTTCTTGATCGGCACCCCTCTTAAAATTCACTTAGCGACTCACTGGGAAATTGTCCTTCCCAGAGTTCTTTTTCTTCTCGGATCTTTCTTGCTGAACGCCCTGTTTTCCCTGACGGGATCGTATGTGGTTCTTTTCGGAAGCGCTTCTCTGTTTTTTGGAGCGCTGATAAATTTTCTGGAATTTTTCTTTGTTTATCCGCCTTTGTTCTATCCCGTTAAATCGATATTTTACGTGTTCGGTTCCCTCCTGATTTTGATTGGAATTTCTAGGGTACTTTTAAAACTGAAGAGATTAATCCTGATGTTCAAAGGACTCTTCGAAGAAAACAACGACATGGTGATCTACTACGATCCATCTGGAAAGATTGTTGAAGTGAATCAAGCCGTCGAGAAGTTCCTGGGGTACACCCGTACTGACCTTCTCGGAAAAACCATAGAGGAGATCTCCGGTTCAGTTGAAGAAAGATTTTTGTTTCAAATCGAGAATTTCTCACACGATGGGATAAAGAGTCTGGAAAGAGAATTTCTTTCAAAGGATGGGAGAACCGTTATATGTGAAAGCAAGTTGATTCCAGTATATGAAGGAAAGAAACTCGCTATGATTCAAGAGATCGCTCGTCCCATCGATGATATAAAGAAAATAGAGGACCAGATCAGAAGAGAAAGAAAAAGATTCCTCGCTTATTTCAACAACACTCCCGTTTTGAGCGTCATCCTGAGAGAAGATGGAACGATTGAAGATGTGAACGAAACAGGCTGTAAACTTCTGGGAGTGAACAGAGAACACCTTCTGAACAAAAACTGGTTCGACATGTTCTCCGGAAGTTTTCCTCACGAAATTTTTGAAAGATCGTTCAAAGAAAAAATGGTGCACGAAGGTAGAATAGATGGAAGAATCATAAGATGGGTGTTCATACCCCTCGAAGAAAATAGAGTAATGGTAACTGGTCTTGACATCACCGAGTTGAAAGAAAATCTCACATCTCTGGAAAAAGACAAAAAATTCTATCAGCTTCTCTTGGATCTTTCAAAGAATCTTTTATCGCTCGGATGGAACGATTTCGTGTTCAGACAGTATCTTTCTCCACTCGGCGAAGTATTCGGTTCAAAGAGTGTGGCTCTATACGAAAAAAAGAACGGGAATTTCGTTCTGACAGCCTCTCTCAACGGTTCTTTCGAAGAGATTCTACCTAAGATACCAGAAGACATAGATTGTGAAAACGGAATGTTGAGAATTCCTCTTGAGTATGAAACGGAAATCTTCGCCGTGCTTATCGTTGGCTGTAGAAAAGCCGATGAGAGACTTTTTGAGATGACCAGACTCTTGAAAAACCACTTGGAACTCATCTACTGGAAATTGAAGGGAGAGGAAAGGATCCTCTGGCTTGCAGAACGCGATTCCTTAACGGGTGTGTACAATCGAGAAGCGTTCGAAAGCAGACTCGCTTACCTCATCAACCTTTCAAAAAGGTACAGCAGAAAACTCTCCTTCGTCTTCATCGATCTTGACGATTTCAAGCGTATAAACGATTCAAAGGGCCACTTGGTTGGAGATCGGGTTTTGAAGGAGTTTGTAAATAGACTCACCTCACTTCTGAGAAAATCGGATGTAGTTGGTAGAATCGGGGGTGATGAATTCGGTATCATACTCCCTGAAACGGATCGAGCAGGAGCAGAAATTCTCATGAAAAGAATGGAAGAGCACTTTAGAGAGCCTGTTTCGGTGGATGGGGAGTTGTTTTCTGTGAATTTCAGTTATGGTATCAGCGTGTTTCCCGACGACGGAGAAAGCATAGAAGAACTCCTGAAGATCGCAGATGAAAGAATGTACATGAATAAATTCAGCAAAAAGAGGAGGAGAGAGAATGTCTGA
- a CDS encoding aldo/keto reductase has translation MQYRDFGKTGVKTSLLGFGAMRLPVIGEDHSNIDEEKAIEMIRYAIDHGVNYVDTAYPYHGGNSERIVGKALKDGYRERVFLATKSPVWKVEKHEDFEKILDEQLEKLQTDHVDMYLMHALNKERWEKIRNLRFFDFFEKAKANGKIRFAGFSFHDGYPVFKEIVDGYDWDFCQIQLNYMDVNYQAGLRGLKYAGSKGLAVVIMEPLKGGKLARLPEKVMKILRKYNRNWSPVELSFRWLGHHPEVSTILSGMSTLEQVKQNIEIMSKITPGNLTDEDMKMIEEIRRTLESFAVINCTQCGYCMPCPNGVDIPGNFRLYNETIMFEDWEGGRGTYRWFESQKSAASFCVECGECLSKCPQKLDIPNLLKKVHKELVGVK, from the coding sequence ATGCAGTACAGGGATTTCGGAAAAACCGGAGTGAAGACGTCGCTCCTTGGTTTTGGAGCCATGCGACTTCCCGTTATTGGAGAGGATCACTCGAATATCGATGAAGAGAAAGCCATCGAAATGATCCGGTACGCCATCGATCACGGCGTGAACTACGTTGACACTGCCTATCCTTACCACGGAGGAAACAGTGAAAGAATCGTGGGGAAAGCACTGAAAGACGGATACCGCGAGAGGGTGTTCCTTGCAACCAAGTCTCCCGTCTGGAAAGTGGAAAAACACGAAGATTTCGAGAAGATCCTTGATGAACAGCTGGAGAAGCTCCAGACGGATCACGTTGATATGTACCTCATGCACGCTCTGAACAAAGAAAGATGGGAAAAAATCAGGAATCTGAGATTCTTTGATTTCTTCGAGAAAGCGAAAGCAAATGGAAAGATAAGATTCGCGGGCTTTTCGTTCCACGACGGCTATCCAGTTTTTAAAGAAATCGTCGATGGGTACGACTGGGACTTCTGTCAGATACAGCTCAACTACATGGACGTGAACTACCAGGCAGGGCTGAGAGGATTGAAATACGCTGGATCAAAAGGACTTGCCGTTGTGATCATGGAACCGCTCAAAGGTGGAAAGCTCGCGAGACTTCCAGAGAAGGTCATGAAAATTCTAAGGAAATACAACAGAAACTGGTCTCCAGTGGAACTGAGTTTTAGATGGCTTGGACATCACCCGGAAGTTTCCACCATACTGAGTGGAATGAGCACCCTCGAACAGGTGAAACAAAACATAGAGATCATGAGCAAGATCACTCCCGGCAATCTCACAGACGAAGACATGAAGATGATAGAAGAGATAAGAAGAACCCTCGAATCTTTCGCTGTGATAAACTGTACTCAGTGTGGATACTGTATGCCGTGTCCGAACGGTGTGGATATACCCGGAAACTTCCGTCTGTACAACGAAACCATCATGTTCGAAGATTGGGAAGGTGGAAGAGGAACGTACAGATGGTTCGAGAGTCAAAAATCCGCCGCTTCCTTCTGTGTTGAATGTGGTGAATGCCTCAGTAAGTGTCCGCAAAAGCTCGACATACCGAACCTTTTGAAAAAAGTCCACAAGGAGCTGGTAGGGGTCAAATGA
- the smc gene encoding chromosome segregation protein SMC, with the protein MRLKKLYLKGFKSFGRPSLIGFSDRVTAIVGPNGSGKSNIIDAIKWVFGEQSKKELRASEKFDMIFAGSENLPPAGSAYVELVFEENGEEITVARELKRTGENTYYLNGNPVRLKDIRDRFAGTGLGVDFYSIVGQGQIDRIVNASPEELRLLLEEAAGVSIYREKKKETEMNLERTKVNLDRVKDVLFERERQMKSLYLKAKRAERFREYTAQIEELQRIYYGNALKRERKKLEFYQEEEKKTNEKIKNIQKELVELETKWSTLRSEFGEMDQEIERYTKLLEDYKKRQNDLVEMKGFYSSKLADSENKYVELSTRLDELEKRREEHKRRLEEMEYIFKGVTGEYEKKAKELEAFEKEKENLLSRFSEKEKEFLKVRDEISRLEKQILKLESELLRIGETLEDLEKRRKITENQILTRRRELEDKKSEFKEISKRVEEFDEKERKLTEELNTVRERLEEVEKEIRKITSEIDVKERRLREILFEKEMIERDMREYKGFSRAVRAVFEEKERFPGLVDVVSNLIEVDEKYSLAVSVLLGGMAQNIVVRNVDTAKAIVEFLKRNEAGRVTILPLDLIDGSFNRISGLEKEKGFVGYAVDLVKLPSDLEVLGGFLFGNSVVVETLDDAIRMKKEYQLNTRIATLDGELISGRGAITGGKEERSINVFERHIKLKHLEQEMEETERQIAENRDELASLKTEQENLRNQETLVQRELFELSRKSSSTKTVLSEILRTINQLQEEVENLEKLLVEYRAKEEGLNARREKIFEEIDELKQNREDLQKSLAEYSEELEKEKRILDELNEKIFTLRAEVGNLLETKDRYEKEMRDTRKTIERIARETEDIKLQMTSLEEEMENYRKFIREHEREIEHLKKEMDNVFEAMKLHRSGKEEKMRELQEVENRMNELKEEKEGLRNHLHQIDLALQETRLKIANLLEEFSGNEEDVEELGEEKLEEIYRQIKDLENKIKYLGPVDLTAIDEYEKLREEYEEILKQKEDLEEAKRKLEEIIEKTDREAESLLFDVYQRVNESFNRFISLLFFGGEGRLNIVSEAKSILDAGFEISIRKPGRRDQKLSLLSGGEKALVGLALLFALMEIKPSPFYVLDEVDSPLDDYNAERFKRLLKENSKHTQFIVITHNKIVMEAADLLHGVTMVNGVSAIVPVEVEKILEV; encoded by the coding sequence TTGAGACTGAAAAAACTATACTTAAAGGGTTTTAAATCCTTTGGAAGACCTTCCCTGATAGGTTTCTCCGATCGTGTAACCGCTATCGTTGGCCCCAACGGTAGTGGAAAATCTAACATCATAGATGCTATAAAATGGGTGTTCGGTGAACAGTCGAAGAAAGAGCTCCGCGCGAGTGAAAAGTTCGATATGATCTTTGCGGGATCAGAGAACCTTCCACCCGCTGGTTCTGCCTACGTGGAACTCGTCTTTGAAGAGAACGGAGAAGAAATAACCGTGGCCCGTGAATTGAAGAGAACAGGAGAGAACACTTACTACCTCAACGGAAACCCGGTCAGATTGAAAGACATCAGAGATCGCTTTGCAGGTACCGGTCTTGGAGTGGACTTCTACTCCATTGTGGGACAGGGACAGATAGATAGAATTGTTAATGCCTCTCCAGAAGAATTGAGGTTGCTGCTGGAAGAGGCTGCAGGGGTTTCCATATACAGGGAGAAGAAAAAGGAAACAGAGATGAACCTCGAAAGAACGAAGGTGAACCTCGACAGAGTGAAAGACGTTCTGTTCGAGCGTGAAAGGCAGATGAAATCTCTCTACCTCAAGGCCAAGCGTGCTGAAAGGTTCAGGGAATACACTGCTCAGATTGAAGAACTTCAAAGAATCTACTACGGAAACGCTTTGAAGAGAGAAAGGAAAAAACTGGAATTCTACCAGGAAGAAGAGAAGAAGACAAACGAGAAAATAAAGAATATCCAGAAAGAACTGGTGGAACTGGAGACGAAGTGGAGTACTCTGAGAAGTGAGTTCGGAGAGATGGACCAGGAGATAGAACGTTACACGAAGCTCCTCGAGGATTATAAAAAAAGACAGAATGATCTTGTGGAGATGAAAGGATTCTACTCTTCAAAGCTCGCAGACAGTGAAAACAAGTACGTGGAGTTATCCACCAGGCTCGACGAGCTGGAAAAGCGAAGAGAAGAGCACAAAAGACGTCTTGAAGAAATGGAGTACATATTCAAGGGAGTGACAGGAGAATACGAGAAAAAGGCAAAAGAACTCGAAGCGTTCGAAAAAGAAAAAGAAAATCTTCTCTCAAGATTCAGTGAGAAAGAGAAAGAATTTCTGAAAGTCAGGGACGAGATCTCCAGGTTAGAAAAGCAGATACTCAAACTGGAGAGCGAGCTTTTGAGGATAGGAGAAACACTCGAGGACCTCGAAAAGAGAAGAAAAATAACGGAAAACCAGATACTGACAAGGAGAAGAGAACTCGAAGATAAGAAGAGCGAATTCAAAGAAATATCAAAGCGTGTGGAAGAATTCGATGAGAAAGAAAGAAAATTGACAGAAGAATTGAACACTGTTCGTGAGAGATTGGAAGAGGTCGAGAAAGAAATCAGAAAAATCACCTCGGAAATAGACGTGAAGGAGAGAAGACTGAGAGAGATCCTGTTCGAAAAAGAAATGATCGAGCGTGACATGAGAGAGTACAAGGGATTCTCACGGGCCGTGAGAGCAGTTTTCGAGGAAAAGGAGCGCTTTCCCGGACTCGTTGATGTAGTCTCGAACCTGATAGAGGTGGATGAAAAGTACTCCCTCGCTGTGAGTGTACTTCTCGGTGGGATGGCTCAGAACATCGTGGTGAGAAACGTAGATACAGCGAAGGCGATCGTGGAGTTTCTGAAGCGGAACGAAGCAGGAAGAGTGACGATACTTCCACTCGATCTGATAGACGGTTCTTTCAACAGGATATCCGGACTGGAAAAAGAGAAAGGGTTTGTGGGGTACGCCGTTGACTTGGTGAAACTTCCTTCAGATCTCGAGGTTCTTGGAGGATTTCTCTTTGGGAATTCCGTAGTGGTGGAAACACTCGACGATGCGATCAGGATGAAGAAAGAATACCAGCTGAACACCAGAATCGCTACCCTCGATGGTGAACTCATAAGCGGAAGAGGGGCTATAACAGGAGGAAAGGAAGAAAGATCGATCAACGTGTTTGAAAGACACATAAAACTGAAGCATCTGGAGCAGGAAATGGAAGAAACAGAGAGACAAATCGCAGAAAATAGGGATGAACTGGCCAGTCTGAAGACAGAACAGGAAAACCTGCGAAACCAGGAAACGCTCGTCCAGAGGGAGCTGTTCGAACTCTCCAGGAAATCGTCTTCGACCAAGACTGTTCTGTCCGAGATCCTGAGAACCATCAATCAGCTTCAAGAAGAAGTGGAAAATCTGGAGAAGCTCCTGGTTGAGTACAGAGCAAAAGAAGAAGGACTGAACGCGAGAAGAGAAAAGATCTTCGAGGAAATCGACGAACTGAAACAGAACAGAGAAGACCTTCAAAAATCGTTGGCCGAATACTCCGAAGAACTCGAGAAAGAAAAGAGGATCCTCGATGAACTCAACGAAAAGATTTTCACACTCAGAGCAGAGGTTGGAAATCTCCTGGAAACAAAAGATCGATACGAAAAGGAAATGCGAGACACAAGAAAAACGATAGAACGAATTGCTCGGGAAACGGAAGACATAAAGTTGCAGATGACGAGCCTTGAAGAGGAAATGGAAAACTACAGAAAGTTCATAAGAGAACACGAAAGAGAAATCGAGCACTTGAAGAAAGAAATGGACAATGTGTTCGAAGCCATGAAACTCCACAGATCAGGTAAAGAAGAGAAGATGCGAGAACTTCAAGAAGTGGAAAACAGAATGAACGAACTGAAGGAAGAAAAGGAAGGACTGAGAAACCACCTCCATCAGATAGATCTGGCTCTCCAGGAGACCAGGTTAAAGATAGCGAATCTTCTGGAGGAGTTTTCCGGAAACGAAGAAGATGTAGAGGAACTCGGTGAGGAAAAGCTCGAGGAGATCTATAGACAGATAAAAGATTTGGAAAACAAAATAAAGTACCTCGGCCCCGTCGATCTCACGGCGATAGACGAGTACGAAAAACTCCGCGAAGAGTACGAAGAAATACTGAAACAGAAAGAAGATCTCGAGGAAGCGAAACGAAAACTCGAAGAGATCATAGAAAAAACGGATCGAGAAGCAGAGAGTTTACTCTTCGACGTTTACCAGAGAGTGAACGAAAGCTTCAACAGGTTCATTTCTCTTCTCTTCTTCGGTGGTGAGGGAAGGCTCAACATCGTTTCTGAAGCCAAAAGTATTCTCGACGCGGGTTTTGAAATATCCATAAGAAAACCGGGAAGAAGAGATCAGAAACTGAGCCTTCTTTCGGGTGGTGAGAAGGCGCTCGTGGGATTGGCTCTGCTTTTCGCCCTCATGGAGATAAAACCGAGCCCCTTCTACGTGCTCGACGAGGTTGATTCTCCTCTCGATGACTACAACGCTGAAAGATTCAAGAGGCTCCTCAAAGAGAACTCGAAGCACACCCAGTTCATCGTGATCACGCACAATAAAATCGTGATGGAAGCTGCCGATCTTCTACATGGGGTGACCATGGTAAACGGTGTGTCGGCCATCGTTCCGGTAGAAGTGGAGAAAATACTGGAGGTGTAA